Proteins from a genomic interval of Oncorhynchus masou masou isolate Uvic2021 unplaced genomic scaffold, UVic_Omas_1.1 unplaced_scaffold_807, whole genome shotgun sequence:
- the LOC135537522 gene encoding uncharacterized protein LOC135537522 produces the protein MAQHPGPLHGYNTSLTTQYPGPLHGYNTSLMAQHPGPLHGYNTSLMAQHPGPLHGYNTSLTAQHPGPLHGYNTSLMAQHPGPLHGYNTSLTAQYPGPLHGYNTSLMAQHPGPLHGYNTSLMAQHPGPLHGYNTSLTAQYPGPLHGYNTSLMAQHPGPLHGYNTSLTAQYPGPLHGYNTSLTAQYPGPLHGYNTSLTAQHPGPLHGYNTSLTAQNPGPLHGYNTSLMAQHPGPLHGYNTSLMAQHPGPLHGYNTSLTAQYPGPLHGYNTSLMAQHPGPLHGYNTSLTAQYPGPLHGYNTSLTAQYPGPLHGYNTSLTAQHPGPLHGYNTSLTAQYPGPLHGYNTSLMAQHPGPLHGYNTSLMAQHPGPLHGYNTSLTVQYQLPAIIITSASPCTPTPLSPNPPVPQLPCPPTPLSPNSPVPQPSVSKLPCLQTPLSPNPLYPNSPVPQPPFPQPPVPQLPCPPTPLSPNSPVSQPPGPATPLSPNSLSHNPQVLQPPVSQLPCPPTPLSPNPLGLTTPLSLNSPSPQAAQPPNTSGSLFPNALGSPTSQVPQLPRSPNSPGPPTPQP, from the exons atgGCACAGcatcctggacctctccatggctataacaccagcctgacgacacagtatcctggacctctccatggctataacaccagcctgatgGCACAGcatcctggacctctccatggctataacaccagcctgatgGCACAGcatcctggacctctccatggctataacaccagcctgacgGCACAGcatcctggacctctccatggctataacaccagcctgatgGCACAGcatcctggacctctccatggctataacaccagcctgacggcacagtatcctggacctctccatggctataacaccagcctgatgGCACAGcatcctggacctctccatggctataacaccagcctgatgGCACAGcatcctggacctctccatggctataacaccagcctgacggcacagtatcctggacctctccatggctataacaccagcctgatgGCACAGcatcctggacctctccatggctataacaccagcctgacagcacagtatcctggacctctccatggctataacaccagcctgactgcacagtatcctggacctctccatggctataacaccagcctgacgGCACAGcatcctggacctctccatggctataacaccagcctgacgGCACAGaatcctggacctctccatggctataacaccagcctgatgGCACAGcatcctggacctctccatggctataacaccagcctgatgGCACAGcatcctggacctctccatggctataacaccagcctgacggcacagtatcctggacctctccatggctataacaccagcctgatgGCACAGcatcctggacctctccatggctataacaccagcctgacagcacagtatcctggacctctccatggctataacaccagcctgactgcacagtatcctggacctctccatggctataacaccagcctgacgGCACAGcatcctggacctctccatggctataacaccagcctgacggcacagtatcctggacctctccatggctataacaccagcctgatgGCACAGcatcctggacctctccatggctataacaccagcctgatgGCACAGcatcctggacctctccatggctataacaccagcctgacgGTTCAGTATCAGCTGCCTGCAATAATCATCACCTCTGCTT CCCCCTGTACCCCAACTCCCCTGTCCCCCAACCCCCCTGTACCCCAACTCCCCTGTCCCCCAACCCCCCTGTCCCCCAACTCCCCAGTCCCCCAACCCTCTGTCTCCAAACTCCCCTGTCTCCAAACTCCCCTGTCCCCCAACCCCCTGTACCCCAACTCCCCTGTCCCCCAACCCCCTTTCCCCCAACCCCCTGTCCCCCAACTCCCCTGTCCCCCAACTCCCCTGTCCCCCAACTCCCCTGTCTCACAACCCCCAGGTCCTGCAACCCCCCTGTCTCCAAACTCCCTGTCTCACAACCCCCAGGTCCTGCAACCCCCTGTCTCCCAACTCCCCTGTCCCCCAACTCCCCTGTCCCCCAACCCCCTAGGCCTCACAACCCCCCTGTCCCTCAACTCGCCAAGCCCCCAGGCTGCCCAACCCCCCAACACATCAGGCTCCCTGTTCCCCAACGCCCTAGGCTCCCCAACTTCCCAGGTGCCCCAACTCCCCAGGTCCCCCAACTCCCCAGGTCCCCCAACTCCCCAGCCCTAA